In Marinicauda algicola, one DNA window encodes the following:
- a CDS encoding dienelactone hydrolase family protein codes for MKAGFHTLTAADGFALPVYLAEPDGAARGHVLVIQEIFGPTANMKRIADSLAEAGYRAALPDLFARTGRTEPVAYGDPETGLALVGLLDPAGTDADLDAALDLLGDPERTGVLGFCWGGGLAWRTGARRQLPATVCYYPTRMGRHLPLAPDGEALVHLAEGDRHTPPEIVEAMRAAKPDLTVLSWKGEHGFHNPDRDGYAPGPAKAAWEATLEVFGRALG; via the coding sequence ATGAAGGCTGGCTTTCATACCCTCACCGCCGCGGACGGCTTCGCGCTGCCGGTCTATCTCGCCGAGCCGGACGGCGCGGCGCGCGGCCATGTCCTGGTCATCCAGGAGATCTTCGGCCCCACCGCCAACATGAAGCGGATCGCCGACAGTCTCGCCGAAGCCGGCTACCGGGCCGCCCTGCCCGATCTCTTCGCGCGCACCGGCCGCACCGAGCCGGTCGCCTACGGCGACCCGGAAACCGGCCTCGCCCTCGTCGGCCTGCTCGATCCGGCGGGCACCGACGCCGATCTCGACGCGGCCCTCGATCTGCTCGGCGATCCGGAACGCACCGGCGTGCTCGGCTTCTGCTGGGGCGGCGGGCTCGCCTGGCGCACCGGCGCGCGCCGGCAGCTGCCGGCCACGGTATGCTACTACCCGACCCGGATGGGCCGGCATCTGCCGCTTGCGCCGGACGGGGAAGCGCTCGTCCACCTCGCCGAGGGCGACCGGCACACCCCGCCCGAGATCGTCGAGGCGATGCGCGCGGCAAAGCCGGACCTGACCGTGCTGAGCTGGAAGGGCGAGCACGGCTTCCACAATCCCGACCGTGACGGCTACGCCCCGGGACCCGCGAAGGCGGCCTGGGAGGCGACGCTGGAGGTGTTCGGCCGGGCGCTGGGGTAA
- a CDS encoding chemotaxis protein CheW → MSAQASYEYVTVRIGEQLFGVPVTEIREVFSPQGVTPVPRAPEEIAGLLNLRGRIVTAIDARRRLGLPPREKGAACMALGMEHGTELFGILVDEVGEVMRLEASTLETVPAHLDARWRAVLTGVHRLDGELLAALDMKKLIAAGNGAIAA, encoded by the coding sequence ATGAGCGCTCAGGCGTCCTACGAATACGTCACCGTCCGCATTGGCGAGCAGCTGTTCGGCGTGCCGGTCACCGAAATCCGCGAGGTCTTCTCTCCGCAGGGCGTCACCCCGGTGCCGCGCGCGCCGGAGGAGATCGCGGGCCTGCTCAATCTGCGCGGCCGGATCGTCACGGCGATCGACGCGAGGCGCCGGCTCGGCCTGCCGCCGCGCGAGAAGGGCGCGGCCTGCATGGCGCTCGGCATGGAGCATGGCACCGAACTCTTCGGCATCCTCGTCGACGAGGTCGGCGAGGTCATGCGCCTCGAGGCGAGCACGCTCGAAACGGTGCCGGCCCATCTCGACGCGCGCTGGCGCGCCGTCCTGACCGGGGTGCACCGCCTCGACGGCGAGCTTCTCGCCGCGCTGGACATGAAGAAGCTGATCGCCGCCGGCAACGGTGCGATCGCGGCCTGA
- a CDS encoding CheR family methyltransferase, whose amino-acid sequence MLPENKFRFLSEDVKKRSGLVLGPEKGYLVESRLAPLARAEGYPSVLALVDAMMRGDQRLCAAAAEALATHETFFFRDRTPFEIFSGTIAPALKTQLGGRKAKIWCAACSTGQEPYSLAMLLDETPGLSADILATDLCGSVLEKAKAGLYSQFEVQRGLAIQRLVKHFEQAGDSWRIAPRLRQMVRFETGNLLDDFGKYGKQDVIFCRNVLIYFDTEAKAKILERLAAQLQPHGYLILGAAETVVGLTEALKPVPGQRGLYCRPEALEKVKAA is encoded by the coding sequence ATGCTTCCGGAAAACAAGTTCCGCTTTCTTTCCGAGGACGTGAAGAAGCGCTCCGGCCTCGTGCTGGGTCCCGAGAAGGGTTATCTCGTGGAGAGCCGGCTCGCTCCGCTCGCGCGCGCGGAGGGCTACCCTTCCGTCCTCGCGCTCGTCGACGCGATGATGCGCGGGGACCAGCGCCTGTGCGCTGCGGCGGCCGAGGCCCTGGCCACGCACGAGACCTTCTTCTTCCGCGACCGCACCCCGTTCGAGATTTTCTCCGGAACGATCGCCCCGGCCCTGAAGACCCAGCTCGGCGGGCGCAAGGCGAAGATCTGGTGCGCGGCGTGTTCGACGGGTCAGGAGCCCTACTCGCTCGCCATGCTGCTTGACGAGACACCGGGCCTGAGTGCCGACATCCTGGCCACCGATCTGTGCGGTTCGGTGCTGGAAAAGGCCAAGGCAGGCCTCTACAGCCAGTTCGAGGTCCAGCGCGGCCTTGCCATCCAGCGCCTCGTGAAGCATTTCGAACAGGCCGGCGACAGCTGGCGCATCGCCCCGAGGCTGCGCCAGATGGTGCGGTTCGAGACGGGCAACCTGCTCGACGATTTCGGCAAGTACGGCAAGCAGGACGTGATCTTCTGCCGCAACGTGCTGATCTATTTCGATACCGAAGCCAAGGCGAAGATCCTCGAGCGCCTCGCCGCCCAGCTCCAGCCGCACGGCTATCTCATCCTCGGCGCCGCCGAGACGGTGGTGGGCCTCACCGAAGCCCTCAAGCCCGTCCCCGGCCAGCGCGGCCTCTATTGCCGCCCCGAAGCGCTGGAGAAGGTGAAGGCGGCCTAG
- a CDS encoding response regulator, with amino-acid sequence MKKTCLVVDDSRVIRKVARRIVEGIGFVCEEAADGKEALDFCKKSMPDAILLDWNMPVMNGLDFLIALRAEAGGRKPVVVFCTTENDMSNITQALRAGADEYVMKPFDGDIIESKFAEVGLV; translated from the coding sequence ATGAAGAAGACCTGTCTCGTCGTCGATGACAGCCGTGTCATCCGCAAGGTGGCGCGCCGGATCGTGGAGGGCATCGGCTTCGTCTGCGAGGAGGCCGCCGACGGCAAGGAGGCGCTCGACTTCTGCAAGAAGTCCATGCCCGATGCCATTCTCCTGGACTGGAACATGCCGGTGATGAACGGGCTCGACTTCCTCATCGCGCTTCGCGCGGAGGCGGGCGGCAGGAAGCCGGTTGTCGTCTTCTGCACCACCGAGAACGACATGAGCAACATCACCCAGGCTCTGCGCGCCGGGGCGGACGAGTACGTGATGAAGCCGTTCGACGGTGACATCATCGAGAGCAAGTTCGCCGAGGTCGGGCTCGTCTAG
- a CDS encoding flagellin, producing the protein MRISTQAAAQSALMDLMRAQRDSFDAREQLATGKKAPDLKGYGHQAETILSARGALERSESFTTAAKRLQSRLDVQDLALREMSDAVAELRTSLTTNDGTYLMTEVRESFERIVTALNTRFNGSYVFSGTRTDAAAFTGQTLADLQAAPSIASLFGNSDRKQTAMIEEEVTVEVAPLAEDFAADVMAIFERIADFDAGPDGPFDGAVTPAQQAFLQTEIANAIAAFDEINDTMAKNGAMQERLEKSIEAQTERTDYLTLFLADLEDADMAEAATRFQQAQTAVDVSARTFATLSQVSLLPFLR; encoded by the coding sequence ATGCGCATTTCCACCCAGGCCGCCGCCCAGTCCGCGCTGATGGACCTGATGCGCGCCCAGCGCGACAGCTTCGACGCGCGCGAACAGCTCGCCACGGGCAAGAAGGCCCCCGACCTGAAGGGCTACGGCCACCAGGCCGAGACCATATTGTCCGCGCGCGGCGCGCTGGAGCGCAGCGAGAGCTTCACCACCGCCGCCAAGCGCCTTCAGAGCCGGCTCGACGTGCAGGATCTCGCCCTGCGCGAGATGTCGGACGCGGTCGCCGAGCTGCGCACCTCTCTGACCACCAATGACGGCACCTATCTGATGACCGAGGTGCGCGAGTCCTTCGAGCGCATCGTCACCGCGCTGAACACGAGGTTCAACGGCTCCTACGTGTTCTCCGGCACGCGCACCGACGCGGCCGCCTTCACCGGGCAGACGCTCGCCGACCTCCAGGCCGCGCCCTCGATCGCCAGCCTGTTCGGCAACTCCGATCGCAAGCAGACGGCGATGATCGAGGAGGAGGTCACGGTCGAGGTCGCACCGCTCGCCGAGGACTTCGCCGCCGACGTGATGGCGATCTTCGAGCGCATCGCCGATTTCGACGCCGGGCCCGACGGTCCGTTCGACGGCGCGGTCACCCCGGCCCAGCAGGCCTTCCTGCAGACCGAGATCGCCAACGCGATCGCGGCGTTCGACGAGATCAACGACACGATGGCGAAGAACGGCGCGATGCAGGAACGCCTGGAGAAGTCGATCGAGGCCCAGACCGAGCGCACCGACTATCTCACCCTGTTCCTCGCCGATCTCGAGGACGCCGACATGGCCGAAGCAGCGACCCGCTTCCAGCAGGCCCAGACCGCCGTCGACGTGTCCGCGCGAACCTTCGCGACGCTGAGCCAGGTCAGCCTCCTGCCGTTTCTGCGATAG
- a CDS encoding protein-glutamate methylesterase/protein-glutamine glutaminase, producing MSASPASPISGSAPGRPRVLVVDDSAVVRGLVARWIEADERLEVAATCADGEQAVRRAGELQPDLVVLDVEMPRMDGLTALPLILKAAPKAKVIMASTLTRKGGEVTMRALSLGAADYAPKPEAGRVAGADAYRAELLQKLVALTPGRRARPAAVPAASATPAPRPAFVPGRCELLVIGASTGGPQALREVARVLPRDCRVPVVIVQHMPKLFTAILAEHLSKVGMPAREAIDGEVLQPGHVYVAPGDFHLTVRGAPGAFTAGLDQTPPVNFCRPAVDPLFASAAEAAGRGLVAAVLTGMGHDGREGARKVRAAGGRVIAQDQATSVVWGMPGAVAEAGLADQILPLGEIGPMLSRYLRGQG from the coding sequence TTGAGCGCTTCGCCCGCATCACCGATTTCCGGCTCCGCCCCGGGCCGCCCTCGCGTTCTCGTCGTCGACGACAGCGCCGTCGTTCGCGGCCTCGTCGCGCGCTGGATCGAGGCCGACGAGCGTCTCGAGGTCGCCGCGACCTGCGCCGACGGGGAACAGGCCGTGCGCCGCGCCGGCGAGCTGCAGCCCGATCTCGTGGTGCTCGACGTCGAAATGCCGCGCATGGACGGGCTCACCGCCCTGCCGCTGATCCTGAAGGCGGCTCCCAAGGCCAAGGTCATCATGGCCTCCACGCTCACCCGCAAGGGCGGCGAGGTGACGATGCGTGCGCTGTCGCTCGGCGCGGCCGACTACGCGCCCAAGCCGGAGGCCGGCAGGGTCGCCGGCGCCGACGCCTACCGCGCCGAGCTGCTCCAGAAGCTCGTCGCGCTGACGCCGGGACGCCGGGCGCGACCGGCCGCGGTGCCGGCCGCTTCCGCCACCCCCGCGCCCCGTCCCGCCTTCGTTCCGGGCCGGTGCGAACTGCTTGTCATCGGCGCCTCGACCGGCGGGCCGCAAGCGCTGCGGGAGGTGGCGCGCGTGTTGCCGCGCGACTGCCGGGTGCCGGTCGTCATCGTCCAGCACATGCCCAAGCTGTTCACCGCCATCCTCGCCGAGCACCTGTCCAAGGTCGGGATGCCGGCGCGCGAGGCGATCGACGGCGAGGTGCTCCAGCCCGGACACGTGTATGTCGCGCCGGGCGATTTCCATCTCACCGTACGCGGCGCGCCGGGCGCCTTCACGGCCGGTCTCGACCAGACTCCGCCGGTGAACTTCTGCCGCCCGGCGGTCGACCCGCTGTTCGCGAGCGCCGCGGAGGCGGCGGGCCGCGGGCTCGTCGCCGCCGTGCTGACCGGCATGGGCCATGACGGGCGGGAAGGCGCGCGCAAGGTGCGCGCCGCCGGAGGGCGCGTCATCGCCCAGGACCAGGCCACCAGCGTCGTCTGGGGCATGCCGGGCGCGGTCGCCGAGGCGGGCCTCGCCGACCAGATCCTGCCGCTCGGCGAGATCGGACCGATGCTTTCACGATATCTGAGGGGACAAGGCTGA
- a CDS encoding chemotaxis protein CheA — MDELIGEFLGETAESLEVIDNELVKFEADPTDRATLDNIFRLVHTIKGTCGFLGLERLEAIAHAGETLLGKFRDGDLVADSAAVTLVLQSLDRIKDILGNLETAGSEGEGDDSDLISQLEAMSCGETVSAPAPAPEPEPEPEPEPKPGEVSLEDLEAAFQAAPGPEAEDTPQSDEDEIVGYDEALGRPLRPGEVSLAELEAAFQSAPGPELDAHEEPEDVDDADEDEPVAAAPARPAQPAANGGGSRPSTPAPAKAEKGAPRPASTIRVSVDVLESLMTTVSELVLARNQLNQIVRENENSALKTPLQRLTSVTAELQDDVMKTRMQPVGDAWRKLPRIVRDVTQDLGKKIDLVMEGEDTELDRQVLELIKDPLTHMVRNSADHGIEKPADRKAKGKRETGTIRLSAYHEGGAIIIKIADDGAGLDPEKIRAKVLEKGLASESELATMSEQQIQRFIFAAGFSTAAQVTNLSGRGVGMDVVRTNIEQIGGTIDLVSEVGKGTTFSIKIPLTLAIVSALIVTTGDARFAVPQLAVRELVRVGQGSDHKVETMNGARMIRLRERLLPVVGLQDVLGTTGRIESESTAAGYVIIMEAAGRKIGLIVKDVLDTEEIVVKPLSGPLRGLSIYSGATLLGDGSVIMILDPNGVAQEIAHSEDEGVVEAVASDKSSDPSHQRLLLVRAVGRESKAVPVSLITRLEEFKAEDIERADGRHVVQYRGRLLPIVHVGGEQAFKSEGRQPVLVFAEEGKSAGVAVDEILDVIEENLDLQMGSERPGIIGSAILKGEATEVLDIAWHMEQAWAGTPQRKPVSERRAILLVEADAFARRMMAPLLAAAGYDVTVASCLREAREAAQMGADYAALVGDPAALKTLAEEGYWADVPRLGVSDELGFGAGFEGLVAMTRRGDRGGLIAALDRTAGRADVAA, encoded by the coding sequence CGCCCATGCCGGCGAGACCTTGCTCGGCAAGTTCCGCGATGGCGATCTCGTGGCCGACAGCGCCGCGGTGACGCTCGTCCTGCAGTCGCTCGACCGCATCAAGGACATCCTGGGCAACCTGGAGACGGCGGGCAGCGAGGGCGAAGGCGACGACAGCGATCTGATCTCCCAACTCGAGGCGATGTCCTGCGGCGAGACAGTCAGCGCGCCCGCGCCCGCGCCCGAGCCGGAGCCGGAGCCCGAACCCGAGCCGAAGCCCGGCGAGGTCTCGCTGGAAGACCTCGAGGCCGCCTTCCAGGCCGCGCCCGGACCCGAGGCCGAAGATACCCCGCAGAGCGACGAGGACGAGATCGTCGGATATGACGAGGCGCTCGGCAGGCCGCTGCGCCCGGGCGAGGTCTCGCTCGCCGAGCTGGAGGCCGCCTTCCAGTCCGCCCCCGGGCCCGAACTCGATGCCCATGAAGAGCCCGAAGACGTCGACGACGCCGACGAGGACGAGCCCGTCGCCGCCGCGCCGGCCCGCCCGGCGCAACCGGCCGCCAATGGCGGTGGCAGCAGGCCGTCCACCCCGGCCCCGGCGAAGGCCGAGAAGGGCGCACCGCGTCCGGCCTCCACGATCCGGGTCAGCGTCGACGTGCTGGAAAGCCTGATGACGACGGTGTCGGAGCTGGTGCTCGCCAGGAACCAGCTCAACCAGATCGTCCGCGAGAACGAGAATTCCGCGCTCAAGACGCCGCTGCAGCGCCTGACCAGCGTCACCGCCGAGCTGCAGGACGACGTCATGAAGACGCGCATGCAGCCCGTCGGCGATGCCTGGCGGAAGCTTCCGCGCATCGTGCGCGACGTTACCCAGGATCTCGGCAAGAAGATCGACCTCGTCATGGAAGGCGAGGACACCGAGCTGGACCGCCAGGTGCTCGAGCTGATCAAGGATCCGCTCACCCACATGGTGCGAAACTCGGCCGATCACGGCATCGAGAAGCCCGCCGACCGCAAGGCGAAGGGCAAGCGCGAGACCGGCACGATCAGGCTGTCCGCCTATCACGAGGGCGGTGCGATCATCATCAAGATTGCCGATGACGGCGCCGGCCTGGATCCGGAGAAGATCAGGGCCAAGGTTCTGGAAAAGGGTCTCGCCAGCGAGTCCGAACTCGCCACCATGAGCGAGCAGCAGATCCAGCGCTTCATCTTCGCGGCCGGCTTCTCCACCGCCGCGCAGGTAACGAACCTCTCCGGCCGCGGTGTCGGCATGGACGTGGTGCGCACCAATATCGAGCAGATCGGCGGCACGATCGACCTCGTCTCCGAGGTCGGCAAGGGCACGACCTTCTCGATCAAGATTCCGCTGACCCTCGCGATCGTCTCCGCGCTGATCGTGACCACCGGGGACGCGCGCTTCGCGGTGCCCCAGCTCGCCGTGCGCGAACTGGTGCGCGTCGGCCAAGGCTCCGACCACAAGGTGGAGACGATGAACGGGGCGCGCATGATCCGCCTGCGCGAACGTCTCCTTCCGGTCGTCGGCCTGCAGGACGTGCTCGGCACCACCGGCCGGATCGAGAGCGAGAGCACTGCGGCGGGCTATGTCATCATCATGGAGGCGGCGGGCCGCAAGATCGGCCTCATCGTCAAGGACGTGCTCGACACCGAGGAGATCGTGGTCAAGCCGCTCTCCGGGCCGCTGCGCGGGCTGTCCATCTATTCCGGCGCCACCCTGCTCGGGGACGGCTCGGTGATCATGATCCTCGATCCCAACGGGGTCGCCCAAGAGATCGCCCATTCCGAGGACGAGGGCGTGGTTGAAGCGGTCGCATCCGACAAGAGCTCCGATCCCTCCCACCAGCGCCTGCTTCTGGTACGCGCCGTCGGCAGGGAGTCGAAGGCCGTTCCGGTGAGCCTGATCACCCGCCTGGAGGAGTTCAAGGCGGAAGACATCGAGCGCGCCGACGGGCGCCATGTCGTGCAGTATCGCGGCCGGCTCCTGCCGATCGTGCATGTCGGCGGCGAGCAGGCCTTCAAGAGCGAGGGGCGCCAGCCGGTGCTCGTCTTCGCCGAGGAGGGCAAGTCGGCGGGCGTGGCGGTCGACGAGATCCTCGATGTCATCGAGGAGAACCTCGATCTCCAGATGGGATCCGAACGTCCCGGCATCATCGGCTCCGCCATCCTCAAGGGCGAGGCGACCGAGGTGCTCGACATCGCCTGGCACATGGAGCAGGCCTGGGCGGGTACCCCGCAGCGCAAGCCGGTATCGGAGCGCCGCGCGATCCTGCTCGTGGAGGCCGATGCCTTCGCCCGGCGCATGATGGCGCCGCTGCTGGCCGCGGCCGGCTATGACGTCACCGTGGCGAGCTGCCTCAGGGAGGCGCGCGAGGCCGCCCAGATGGGCGCGGACTATGCCGCGCTGGTCGGCGACCCTGCCGCGCTGAAGACGCTCGCCGAGGAAGGCTACTGGGCCGACGTGCCGCGCCTCGGCGTCAGCGACGAGCTCGGTTTCGGTGCGGGCTTCGAGGGGCTCGTCGCGATGACGCGGCGCGGCGACCGGGGCGGGCTGATCGCCGCGCTGGACCGGACCGCCGGCCGTGCCGATGTGGCTGCGTAA